The Naumovozyma dairenensis CBS 421 chromosome 2, complete genome genome segment TTTCTCAGCGGGGACCAGGGGGGCGTCCAGTGCTGAACAATTCTTATTGAACGGATATAGTGTCATTTTCTTACATCGtgaattttcattaactCCATTCAATCGTAATTTCACTCATGGTACTTCTATTTCGTTCTTAGATTATTTTGATGAGAGGGgtcaaataaattcaaaatatcatgATAAGATTATGGAGATGAAAACATTGTATGATAGATTTCATAGCCATGAGAGGAAATTGTTACTTTTACCATTCACCACGGTGAATCAATATCTATGGTCATTGAAATCTATAGCGAGATTGATGAACTCTACGGGATCTTTGTTCTATTTAGCTGCAGCAGTGAGCGATTTCTTTATACCTTTTTCAAGGTTGCCCGAACATAAGATCCAATCAAGAGATTATAAAACTGATGGTGTGGAAACAAGTACGGGTGCCGTGACAAGTAAAgaaatgaagaaagaaCTGGCAATGACTACACCGGAGGGACAATTGATAATTAATTTGGATCCCGTGCCTAAATTCTTGAGAAGATTAGTGGAATCATGGGCTACTCAAGCAATGTTGGTATCGTTTAAATTAGAAACTGATCAATCCAtattgattgaaaaatcaactTTTGCATTGGATAGATATAATCATCAATTAGTCATAGGGAATTTATTACAGACAAGGCATAAAGAAGTTGTATTTGTATCTCCTGATAATAGAAGGGGTCAATGGATTCATTTGGATGGAGATCATaaagaattggaagaattaATGATTCCGGAAGTGATTAAACGTCATGATCAATGGATTCAATCTCAATTCAAGGCttgagaaaaaaaaaaacaatcaTCATACTGTACACATATCAATATACAAACTTTCACCTCTTTTTAAGAACAttctatattatatatatatcaacaTGTATACTTATTTGTATCTATTCTACATACCTCTAATGGTCCTTCTTCTGAGATACTATTCCCTTTTGCAAGAGATGACCGTTAAGTAATCCTGGGACGTTCTTTCGCCCTTTAAGTAAAACATACATGCGAAAGAGGAATTCgaatttttttggaaacaccgaaaaaataataaaagatttCAGTACGTACAACTTTACGTATACATAAGGAACAAACTAAGTATATAACAAGGGACCTTCATTTATTTCCTAAGAAGTATCATATACCTTACTATTGTTGTCTACTACACTCAAATATCCACACAGTTGCGAATAACAATGACCACACAAAAATCACATTTAAGAGAATTATCTCGTAAAGATAAGAAAAGATACAATATGGAAACGAAAGTTTCTaaaattcatcataatttcattaatgataGAGACGTCCATTATAAGGATCGTTTAACTTCATTACAATTAAACTTGACCACGTTACATGATGGAACTAacccattattattgagAGGAATTCGTGATTTGGAAGAAGAGAGGGATTTGGATTTAGTTAGGTTGAGATTTTTCGAAGAGTATAGAGTATCCAGATCAAGTATAGAATTCCAAGAAGATATCGAAAGGGCTAAGATGGATCATGAAAAGTTAATTAAGTTATGTAAGGAGAAGTTATATTCCATTATCGATAATAAGATtaagaatttgaaagagGAAAGATTATTGATGGATGTGGCTAATGTTCATTCTTACTCGATGGATTATTCAAGACCTTATTATCATAAGAATACTAGAAGTCATACTACCACGGGGGCCGCTTCAGTGCAACAACAATCTGGTTGGGAATCTTCCTCTAATGATATGGCTAATGAAAGTGCCACTGATACAGGGTTAGAAAGAAGATcattaagaagaagattggGGACTACTAGAGgaggtgatgatgatggcGATACATTTATCGGTGGTCGTGGTCGCAAGGGTaaacagcaacaacaacatttTACTACAGGTAATACAggagataataataataacactgATGAATCTGATTTCCAGACTGGATATTCCACAGGTACATGGACAGGAACTATAGCCAAACAAAAGACAaacagtaataataatactaatggTTATAAAACGGGGATTAGTTCTGATTCTGATTTCCTACAAGGAATTAGTGATCATGCAGAATTACAAGCATTGTTGTTTGGTGGTAAGAGTGCCAATGGAGCAGCCGCAAAATCTACTGCTGAaaacaaaaggaaatataGGAGTCAACGATACTCTACTAAATCGGCACCTCCATTAGGATCATTAACTACAGATGAGATCACAGAAGACATCAACTTGTTAAGATCATTATCTGGCAAACCTCCAAGTCCCTTTAAAACTGCAAACTCTTCTTCTGctgattgattgattgattgattgattaaACTCCCGCGCTCTCTATCTCGCGtaaaaaatttgatcatCGCACAATAAGTGgaatatttggaaaaataaaaataaaaatatttcagaaTTGTGATCAATATACCATTGTCGTTGGTCATCTTCTGTCAAAAAGTTAAAAGGgaaacaatttcaaaaaaactACTGACCACACACCATTTTTGGTTgcataatatatatatacatatatatatgatacGATTCAGAAGAAAAAGACTAATAACTTTACTACTGCTCCTGTTACTAGTAATAAGTCTCCCGTCATTCACACTGCAtagaaaatggaaaaataaacatgaTCCCACAAACATCCCTTATTCTCAACAAGATATATTCTCAGAGAGAGATGAACCCTTCCATCGTGGCTGTAATGATATCAATTCATATTTGGAAGACCCCTCttacaagaaaatgaaCTCTACATTCGTCATGTTGACTagaaatgaagaattacaagatgtAATCAAAACTATGAAATCCATCGAATCACATTTCAATCAATGGTTCCAATATCCATATGTCTTTTTGAATGATATCCCATTTACTAACGAATTCCAActagaaattgaaaatttgacTCAATCTAAAGTTTATTTTGGAAcgattgatgaattagattGGGAATTCCCTAAAGAAGTTAGagaatcatttgaatttaagAATGCTTTAGAGGACCAAGCTGATCGTGGTGTTATGTATGGTTCAATGGAATCATATCATAAGATGTGTAGGTTTTATTCCGGAATCTTTTATAAACATCCATTGATGAAACAATTTGAATGGTACTGGAGGATTGAACCAGATGTAGATTTCTTTTGTGATATTACTTATGATCCATTTTGGGAAATGCATCAAAGGGGCAAAAAGTATGGGTTTACTATATTTATTTCTGAGTTGTATTGGACAGTTCCTAATTTGTTTAGAGTTACAAAGAGttttattaatgatttcgGTTGGAAAGTTGGTACATTATGGCAATTATTTGTTTGGAACtataatattttggatGTTAAGGATTATCGGGATAATACTTATGATAAGGATGAATTACAACGATGGAGTAATGAtgttaatgatattaatgaacATTTATCTGAAAATGTGGCcattgattatttattaaatgataatattgataatgaagaaggtatgaaatatttgatttctaaGGCACAATCCAAGATAccaatttttgaagataaatttgatgaagaggaaTTCAATCTATGTCATTTTTGGagtaattttgaaattgcaAGATTAGATGtgtttgataatgatgttTATAATTCttatttccaatatttAGAATCATATGGTGGATTTTGGAGTGAAAGATGGGGTGATGCACCTATTCATTCCCTAGGGTTAGGACTGACATTGAATTTGGAAGATGTTCATTATTTTAGAGATATTGGTTACAGGCATTCCATTTTACAACATTGTCCCAAAAATTATGAAAAGgagaaagatgaaaatgatataccatattatgaatttgattCTCAATATAAACGTGATAAAAACAAGATGAAATATGATAAAAGTTCTGATATTGGTATTGGATGTCGATGTCAATGCCCAAAGGGGAAAGAGGATGTAGAAGATACATCT includes the following:
- the CAB2 gene encoding phosphopantothenate--cysteine ligase CAB2 (similar to Saccharomyces cerevisiae YIL083C; ancestral locus Anc_2.305), whose product is MTTSQKETVPVRIHTSITEISHAIDRTITDEAFPVAYTTEEEHYFQTNPKPSYIDELIKQSQDFIDLQHSLGRTKIVLITSGGTTVPLENNTVRFIDNFSAGTRGASSAEQFLLNGYSVIFLHREFSLTPFNRNFTHGTSISFLDYFDERGQINSKYHDKIMEMKTLYDRFHSHERKLLLLPFTTVNQYLWSLKSIARLMNSTGSLFYLAAAVSDFFIPFSRLPEHKIQSRDYKTDGVETSTGAVTSKEMKKELAMTTPEGQLIINLDPVPKFLRRLVESWATQAMLVSFKLETDQSILIEKSTFALDRYNHQLVIGNLLQTRHKEVVFVSPDNRRGQWIHLDGDHKELEELMIPEVIKRHDQWIQSQFKA
- the SDS3 gene encoding Sds3p (similar to Saccharomyces cerevisiae SDS3 (YIL084C); ancestral locus Anc_2.301), encoding MTTQKSHLRELSRKDKKRYNMETKVSKIHHNFINDRDVHYKDRLTSLQLNLTTLHDGTNPLLLRGIRDLEEERDLDLVRLRFFEEYRVSRSSIEFQEDIERAKMDHEKLIKLCKEKLYSIIDNKIKNLKEERLLMDVANVHSYSMDYSRPYYHKNTRSHTTTGAASVQQQSGWESSSNDMANESATDTGLERRSLRRRLGTTRGGDDDGDTFIGGRGRKGKQQQQHFTTGNTGDNNNNTDESDFQTGYSTGTWTGTIAKQKTNSNNNTNGYKTGISSDSDFLQGISDHAELQALLFGGKSANGAAAKSTAENKRKYRSQRYSTKSAPPLGSLTTDEITEDINLLRSLSGKPPSPFKTANSSSAD
- the KTR7 gene encoding putative mannosyltransferase (similar to Saccharomyces cerevisiae KTR7 (YIL085C) and KTR5 (YNL029C); ancestral locus Anc_2.300): MIRFRRKRLITLLLLLLLVISLPSFTLHRKWKNKHDPTNIPYSQQDIFSERDEPFHRGCNDINSYLEDPSYKKMNSTFVMLTRNEELQDVIKTMKSIESHFNQWFQYPYVFLNDIPFTNEFQLEIENLTQSKVYFGTIDELDWEFPKEVRESFEFKNALEDQADRGVMYGSMESYHKMCRFYSGIFYKHPLMKQFEWYWRIEPDVDFFCDITYDPFWEMHQRGKKYGFTIFISELYWTVPNLFRVTKSFINDFGWKVGTLWQLFVWNYNILDVKDYRDNTYDKDELQRWSNDVNDINEHLSENVAIDYLLNDNIDNEEGMKYLISKAQSKIPIFEDKFDEEEFNLCHFWSNFEIARLDVFDNDVYNSYFQYLESYGGFWSERWGDAPIHSLGLGLTLNLEDVHYFRDIGYRHSILQHCPKNYEKEKDENDIPYYEFDSQYKRDKNKMKYDKSSDIGIGCRCQCPKGKEDVEDTSYPCMDIWLELLYDENPERVFKDGSFVQPFNAKEFENGIREDFLQS